The proteins below are encoded in one region of Metabacillus dongyingensis:
- a CDS encoding amino acid ABC transporter ATP-binding protein: MSMITVKNLRKSFGTVEVLKDINAIVQEKEVVCVIGPSGSGKSTFLRCLNLLEEISGGEVVINGHDITNPKTKININKVRQEVGMVFQHFNLFPHKTVLENITLGPIKIRGTQKAEAEKLALELLDKVGLREKANSYPGELSGGQKQRVAIARALAMNPKIMLFDEPTSALDPEMVGDVLEVMKQLAKEGMTMVVVTHEMGFAREVGDRVIFMDGGYIVEENEPNEIFGNPQHERTKSFLSKVL; the protein is encoded by the coding sequence ATGAGCATGATAACGGTAAAAAACCTGAGAAAATCATTTGGAACCGTCGAGGTTTTAAAAGATATTAATGCAATCGTGCAAGAAAAAGAAGTCGTTTGTGTAATAGGCCCTTCTGGATCGGGAAAAAGCACATTCCTGCGCTGTCTGAATCTCCTGGAGGAAATTTCAGGCGGTGAGGTAGTCATTAATGGACATGATATAACGAATCCAAAAACAAAAATCAATATAAACAAAGTTAGACAAGAAGTTGGAATGGTTTTTCAGCATTTTAATCTATTCCCTCATAAAACTGTTTTAGAAAACATCACATTGGGACCTATTAAAATTCGAGGCACCCAGAAAGCAGAAGCGGAAAAATTAGCGCTTGAACTGCTGGATAAGGTAGGACTGAGGGAAAAAGCAAATAGCTATCCTGGAGAACTATCCGGAGGACAAAAACAACGGGTTGCCATAGCGAGGGCACTTGCAATGAATCCGAAAATCATGCTATTTGACGAACCTACTTCTGCACTTGACCCTGAAATGGTCGGAGATGTTTTAGAGGTAATGAAGCAGCTTGCTAAAGAGGGTATGACAATGGTCGTTGTTACCCATGAAATGGGCTTTGCCCGTGAAGTCGGAGACCGTGTTATATTCATGGACGGCGGGTATATCGTTGAAGAAAATGAACCGAATGAAATATTCGGCAACCCTCAGCATGAGCGGACTAAATCCTTCTTAAGCAAAGTTCTTTAG
- a CDS encoding GntR family transcriptional regulator: protein MNVSRKKGPLYLQIKKILKDRILHGVYPLEANIPSEPQLENEFEVSKITVRNAINELVLEGYLEKKSGKGTKVIRNTSASKLSKGKRFTEVLVEEGHKIQKQLLKAEIISNQEGSEPYRLFGEHCFRIERLYRLDGVPYIHFTHYLDSRCIKGTDPSDLSVQSLYDLIEEQDISLEKFRDGFAVAIAPSSVAEILRVKERTSLLKRSRYSYDEAGDVIEYSEGYYNTDMQHYIVNFDR, encoded by the coding sequence GTGAACGTATCTCGAAAAAAAGGACCCTTATATTTACAAATAAAGAAAATCTTAAAAGACCGGATTTTACATGGGGTGTATCCTCTTGAAGCAAATATACCTTCAGAACCGCAATTGGAAAATGAATTCGAGGTCAGCAAAATTACTGTCCGCAATGCCATAAATGAGCTTGTTCTGGAAGGATACCTTGAAAAGAAGAGCGGCAAAGGCACGAAGGTTATCCGAAATACTTCTGCTTCAAAGCTTTCCAAAGGGAAACGTTTTACGGAAGTATTAGTAGAAGAAGGGCATAAAATTCAAAAACAATTGCTGAAAGCTGAAATAATAAGCAATCAAGAAGGCTCAGAACCGTATCGATTATTCGGGGAGCATTGTTTTCGAATCGAACGGCTTTATCGTCTTGATGGGGTTCCCTATATTCATTTCACGCATTATTTAGATTCGAGGTGTATAAAAGGGACGGACCCATCAGATTTAAGCGTGCAATCCTTATATGATTTGATTGAAGAACAAGATATTTCTTTAGAAAAGTTTCGGGATGGGTTTGCTGTTGCCATCGCACCTTCGTCTGTGGCGGAAATATTGCGTGTGAAAGAGAGAACATCTTTATTAAAGAGGTCGCGTTATTCCTATGATGAAGCGGGCGATGTGATCGAATACAGTGAAGGTTACTATAACACGGACATGCAGCATTATATAGTTAATTTTGATAGATAG
- a CDS encoding O-methyltransferase codes for MTTPATWKKADDYFISKLHSADPDMSYILKANEEAGLPEIDVAPNQGKQLYLLAKLKGAKKILEIGTLGGYSSIWLARALSEDGRLVTLEYEEKHARIAKENMKKAGLDDKIEIIVGAALDTLDTLQDRAPFDFIFIDADKVNYPGYFEWAVKLSKPGTVILGDNVVRGGKVIDENSGDENVSGVRTLMDFLSEEPRIEATVIQTVGSKGYDGFILGIVK; via the coding sequence ATGACTACACCAGCCACTTGGAAGAAAGCAGACGATTACTTTATTTCTAAACTTCATTCAGCTGACCCGGATATGTCTTACATCCTTAAAGCAAACGAAGAGGCGGGGCTGCCTGAGATTGATGTAGCACCTAATCAAGGCAAACAGCTTTACTTGCTTGCGAAGCTGAAGGGTGCGAAAAAGATTCTTGAAATAGGGACGCTCGGCGGCTATAGCAGTATTTGGCTGGCGCGGGCACTGTCTGAAGACGGTAGGCTTGTCACTCTTGAATATGAGGAGAAGCATGCGAGGATCGCAAAGGAAAATATGAAAAAAGCCGGCCTAGATGATAAAATTGAAATTATTGTGGGAGCTGCGCTTGATACGCTGGATACATTACAGGATCGGGCACCGTTTGATTTTATTTTTATTGATGCAGATAAAGTGAACTATCCGGGCTATTTCGAATGGGCGGTGAAGCTTTCTAAACCTGGAACCGTTATTTTGGGAGACAATGTTGTCCGCGGCGGGAAGGTCATAGATGAAAACAGCGGGGATGAGAATGTGAGCGGTGTCCGCACCCTTATGGATTTTCTTTCAGAGGAGCCCCGAATTGAGGCAACGGTTATTCAAACGGTTGGCAGCAAAGGATATGACGGGTTTATTCTCGGTATTGTAAAATAA
- a CDS encoding DUF1801 domain-containing protein, with protein MAYELKTKQTDNSVIEFIEAVDSPKKREDAYQLLDIFTETAGFEAKMWGPSIIGFGSYHYKYASGHEGDAPLVGFSPRKAKISLYFAPGETKREELLKEFGKHTNGKACVYINKVADINVEVLKKLIQESITFLQKTYPAQ; from the coding sequence ATGGCGTACGAATTGAAAACGAAGCAGACTGACAACAGCGTGATTGAATTTATTGAGGCTGTAGATTCGCCGAAAAAGCGGGAGGATGCTTACCAGCTGCTTGATATTTTTACAGAAACGGCAGGCTTTGAGGCTAAGATGTGGGGGCCAAGCATTATTGGATTCGGTTCTTATCATTATAAATATGCGTCAGGTCATGAAGGGGATGCGCCGCTTGTCGGCTTTTCACCCCGGAAGGCAAAAATCAGTTTATACTTTGCGCCTGGTGAAACGAAGCGGGAAGAGCTTTTAAAAGAGTTTGGAAAGCATACGAACGGAAAGGCATGCGTCTACATAAACAAAGTAGCTGATATTAATGTTGAGGTGCTGAAGAAGCTGATACAGGAGTCAATTACGTTTTTGCAGAAAACGTATCCGGCTCAATAA
- a CDS encoding DUF2269 domain-containing protein: protein MKKAGPAGLKWLKIAHILLISLFFGGIMSSLALNYGLSLAVYTDTLSTYKHLVEISDLIVRTGAIGTLLLAFIYGFFTNWGFFRHRWLAVKWILFILQTLNGIFIVDKLMMANMALLEAEGSAALSNAVFIQNHSIRQYAVIIQIAITIFIIIISVWKPWKKKKLHKKGAVIN, encoded by the coding sequence ATGAAAAAAGCTGGACCCGCCGGATTGAAATGGCTCAAAATTGCTCACATTCTGCTCATTTCCCTATTCTTTGGCGGAATCATGAGCTCATTAGCGCTGAATTATGGCTTGTCACTGGCCGTTTATACAGATACGCTTTCAACGTACAAACACCTTGTTGAAATAAGCGATTTGATTGTTCGGACCGGTGCCATTGGAACTTTGCTTCTTGCATTTATTTATGGATTTTTTACGAATTGGGGATTTTTCAGGCACCGCTGGCTTGCAGTGAAATGGATTCTTTTCATCCTGCAGACTCTCAATGGAATTTTTATCGTCGACAAGCTGATGATGGCAAACATGGCTCTTCTTGAGGCTGAAGGCAGCGCAGCTTTAAGCAATGCCGTATTCATTCAGAATCATTCCATCAGACAGTACGCCGTCATTATTCAGATTGCCATTACTATTTTCATCATCATCATTTCAGTCTGGAAGCCGTGGAAAAAGAAAAAGCTCCATAAAAAAGGTGCTGTCATCAATTGA
- a CDS encoding GntP family permease yields MEMYLLMVTFLSIVIVILGVAWWKWHAFISLTVASLFLAIMSGLSMDKIIGAYETGVGSVLGHLVGILALGTILGKLMSDSGAGMQVADFFIRFFGVKRLPWAMLFSGFIIGIPVFFEVGIVILLPLVISIYKTTKQNILLIALPVIAGLSIVHGLVPPHPGAMTAIGIYDADMGKVLIYSLVIALPASIIAGPLFAKWVHKRVIPEGEPELIRINTASKKLPGTGISFVIILLPVILMILSVVAPYMALPDGVVKFCLFIGSPVMALLIACFAAYYFLGFRQGFDKNLLKKLTDECLLPVGSIILIIGAGGGFKQILIDSGVGTSIAQMSEQASLSPIVLAFMVAGLIRIATGSATVALTTAAGIVSPIIEHMSGVNLELLVIATGAGSLMFSHVNDAGFWLVKEYLGLTVKETFKTWTVLETLLSFIAFGTVLLFDLFL; encoded by the coding sequence ATGGAAATGTATCTATTAATGGTTACTTTTTTATCCATTGTGATTGTTATTTTAGGAGTAGCATGGTGGAAATGGCATGCGTTTATTAGTTTAACGGTTGCAAGCTTGTTCTTGGCCATCATGTCTGGATTATCAATGGATAAAATTATTGGAGCTTATGAAACTGGAGTTGGAAGCGTTTTAGGTCACCTGGTTGGGATTTTGGCGCTGGGCACGATTCTAGGAAAGCTGATGTCAGATTCAGGTGCCGGAATGCAAGTAGCAGATTTTTTCATTCGGTTCTTTGGTGTAAAGAGATTGCCGTGGGCAATGCTTTTCTCAGGTTTTATTATTGGAATCCCGGTATTTTTTGAAGTGGGAATCGTGATCTTATTGCCGCTGGTCATATCAATTTATAAAACTACAAAACAGAACATTTTATTAATCGCACTGCCTGTTATTGCAGGATTATCCATTGTACATGGTCTTGTTCCGCCGCATCCGGGGGCAATGACCGCAATCGGCATCTATGATGCCGATATGGGAAAAGTCCTGATTTATTCTCTTGTTATTGCGCTGCCTGCATCCATCATTGCAGGACCATTGTTTGCGAAGTGGGTGCATAAACGCGTGATTCCTGAAGGAGAGCCGGAGCTGATCCGTATCAACACGGCATCAAAAAAATTACCGGGTACAGGAATTTCATTCGTCATTATCTTATTACCTGTTATCTTAATGATTCTGTCGGTTGTTGCGCCTTATATGGCACTGCCTGATGGCGTCGTGAAATTCTGCCTGTTCATCGGCAGTCCAGTAATGGCCCTTCTAATTGCTTGTTTTGCAGCCTACTACTTCCTTGGATTTCGCCAAGGTTTCGATAAAAACTTATTGAAAAAGTTAACGGACGAATGCCTGCTTCCGGTTGGTTCAATCATTCTCATCATCGGTGCAGGAGGCGGGTTTAAGCAAATCCTTATTGATAGCGGTGTCGGCACTTCAATTGCTCAAATGTCTGAGCAGGCATCCTTATCTCCTATTGTTTTAGCATTTATGGTAGCAGGTTTAATTCGAATTGCGACAGGTTCGGCAACGGTCGCATTAACAACCGCTGCCGGTATCGTTTCACCAATTATTGAGCACATGTCCGGTGTGAACTTGGAATTATTGGTTATTGCGACTGGTGCAGGTTCACTCATGTTCTCACATGTAAACGATGCCGGTTTCTGGCTGGTAAAAGAATACCTGGGGTTAACTGTAAAAGAAACCTTTAAAACATGGACTGTATTAGAAACATTATTGTCATTTATCGCTTTTGGAACTGTTTTGCTGTTTGATCTGTTCTTATAA
- the lepB gene encoding signal peptidase I: protein MKENMKKEIWSWTKSLLLAVALAFICREFLFAPVLVEGKSMQPTFEDQNRLIISKTSEIQRFDKVVFHSPEPGKDYIKRVIGLPGDTVEMKQDTLYINGKKYDEPYLAESKQNLPEGELLTEDFQATVPEDAYFVMGDNRRQSRDSREIGEVSAKEMIGEVKLRFFPLNVAGFPE from the coding sequence ATGAAGGAAAACATGAAAAAGGAAATTTGGAGCTGGACGAAATCGCTCCTGCTTGCCGTCGCTCTTGCTTTTATTTGCAGGGAATTCCTTTTCGCGCCGGTCTTGGTGGAAGGAAAGTCCATGCAGCCGACATTTGAAGATCAAAACCGGCTGATTATCTCCAAAACGAGCGAAATCCAGCGTTTTGACAAGGTGGTCTTTCACTCGCCTGAGCCAGGAAAAGATTACATCAAGCGTGTCATCGGGCTTCCAGGTGATACGGTTGAAATGAAACAGGATACTTTATACATTAACGGAAAGAAATACGATGAGCCTTATCTGGCTGAATCTAAGCAGAACCTCCCTGAGGGGGAACTGCTGACTGAAGACTTTCAGGCAACCGTACCTGAAGACGCCTACTTTGTCATGGGAGATAACCGGAGACAAAGCAGGGACAGCCGTGAGATAGGCGAGGTTTCTGCGAAGGAAATGATTGGTGAAGTAAAGCTGCGGTTTTTTCCGTTAAATGTTGCAGGTTTTCCTGAATAA
- a CDS encoding GNAT family N-acetyltransferase, giving the protein MKYCIIKEDNPYSKNIVNQKLYEYNSLHFPEDLNGRYEEINLYLKDENGMVRGGILGEICWNWLEIHTLMIDEDLRHSGHGSKLLAEAENLAALKKCDFVKVDTLSFQAVDFYKKHGYEVYGTLDGVGRDFKHHYLKKDL; this is encoded by the coding sequence ATGAAATACTGCATTATTAAAGAAGATAATCCGTACAGCAAAAATATCGTCAATCAGAAGCTTTATGAGTACAATTCCTTGCACTTTCCGGAGGATTTAAACGGCAGGTATGAAGAAATCAATTTGTACCTCAAAGATGAAAACGGCATGGTCCGCGGAGGCATTTTAGGAGAAATCTGCTGGAACTGGCTTGAGATCCATACCCTTATGATCGATGAGGACCTGCGCCATTCAGGGCATGGATCAAAGCTTCTGGCAGAAGCGGAGAACCTTGCTGCGCTCAAAAAATGCGACTTTGTTAAAGTAGACACCCTCAGCTTTCAGGCAGTTGATTTTTACAAAAAGCATGGGTACGAGGTATATGGCACTCTTGATGGAGTTGGAAGAGACTTTAAGCATCACTACTTGAAAAAAGACCTGTAA
- a CDS encoding sugar kinase, translating into MAKKIAAFGEIMMRLQVPGYELLSQAGTLNYSFSGTGVNVTSALARFGHTGYLVSALPDNTIGEAALSHLRKLGVSQSFIVRDGKYVGMYFLENGFGARPSRVTYSNRQESSFNTAPAGTYEFEEIAKRIDIVHFCGITLAMNDSVRHHMKTFAAAVKENGGTVVFDCNYRPSLWGNDGYEKAKPEYEEMLHLSDTVMMNEKDAMFVLGMETEKEERTEQLTDLIPAIAKKYNISVIAGTHRSINGDNTHSLQGFMFKNQAFTFSKELTFSVYDRIGAGDAYTSGIVHGEAEGFSPKKTVAFAAAAAMLAHTIAGDTPMSTESDILRAMTESVGDVER; encoded by the coding sequence ATGGCTAAAAAAATTGCGGCTTTTGGTGAGATCATGATGCGCTTGCAAGTACCTGGATATGAACTCTTGTCACAAGCGGGCACATTAAACTATTCCTTCTCAGGGACGGGCGTGAATGTCACATCAGCGCTTGCACGTTTTGGGCATACCGGGTACCTCGTATCCGCACTGCCGGATAATACAATCGGCGAAGCGGCCCTTTCGCACCTTCGAAAATTGGGAGTTTCTCAATCATTCATTGTACGGGATGGGAAATATGTTGGCATGTACTTTTTAGAAAATGGATTCGGAGCGCGGCCGAGCCGCGTAACCTATTCAAACCGTCAGGAAAGCAGCTTCAATACAGCCCCTGCAGGAACGTATGAGTTTGAAGAGATTGCCAAAAGAATCGATATTGTTCATTTTTGCGGTATAACACTCGCGATGAATGATTCGGTCCGCCATCATATGAAAACGTTCGCAGCAGCGGTCAAAGAAAATGGCGGCACAGTTGTCTTCGATTGCAACTACCGCCCGTCCCTTTGGGGGAATGACGGGTATGAAAAAGCGAAGCCGGAATATGAAGAAATGCTGCATCTGTCAGATACAGTCATGATGAATGAAAAAGATGCGATGTTTGTTCTTGGTATGGAAACAGAGAAGGAAGAACGGACTGAACAGCTTACAGATCTGATTCCGGCGATTGCAAAAAAGTATAATATCTCCGTCATAGCGGGCACTCATCGTTCAATCAATGGCGACAATACTCATTCCTTGCAGGGCTTTATGTTTAAGAATCAAGCATTCACCTTTTCAAAAGAACTCACGTTTTCCGTCTATGATAGAATAGGTGCTGGAGATGCCTATACTAGCGGTATCGTACATGGTGAGGCAGAAGGATTTTCACCGAAAAAAACGGTAGCGTTTGCAGCAGCAGCAGCAATGCTTGCGCATACGATTGCTGGCGATACCCCAATGTCAACGGAGAGTGATATCCTCCGCGCAATGACGGAATCAGTGGGCGATGTAGAAAGGTAG
- a CDS encoding amidohydrolase/deacetylase family metallohydrolase → MKERFVLRNVKLVNEKEMDIVVEDGKIAELTKAGSGCGEEVYDYSGAYVSSGWIDLHVHAFPEFDPYGDEIDEIGVKQGVTTIIDAGSCGADRIADLAASRERAKTNLFAFLNISRIGLKRVDELSKLEWIDTEKAVQAVHEYKDFIVGLKARISKSVVRDSGIDPLRIARALSRETSLPLMVHIGSGPPNIEEVIPLLEKRDVITHYLNGKENNLFDDRDKPLQVFIDAINRGVHLDVGHGTASFSFKAAEAAKANLIGLNTISTDIYRGNRENGPVYSMANVLTKFLYLGYSLKEVIAAVTTNAAGWLEKPELGRIEVGDAANLTLFTVQSDPITLIDSEGDERVAEKRIETKGVVANGEFIKC, encoded by the coding sequence ATGAAGGAACGATTTGTATTGCGAAATGTAAAGCTTGTGAATGAAAAGGAAATGGATATTGTGGTTGAAGACGGTAAAATTGCCGAGCTGACAAAGGCTGGGAGCGGATGCGGAGAGGAAGTATACGATTACTCTGGTGCTTATGTTTCAAGCGGCTGGATTGATTTACATGTCCATGCCTTTCCTGAATTTGATCCGTATGGCGATGAAATCGATGAAATAGGAGTAAAACAAGGTGTTACTACCATTATAGATGCAGGAAGCTGCGGGGCGGACCGGATTGCGGATCTTGCTGCAAGCAGGGAAAGGGCTAAAACGAATTTGTTTGCCTTTTTAAACATTTCCCGGATTGGCTTAAAACGAGTGGATGAATTATCTAAGTTAGAATGGATCGATACAGAGAAAGCCGTACAGGCGGTACATGAGTATAAAGATTTCATTGTCGGATTAAAGGCGCGAATTAGTAAAAGTGTAGTTCGTGACAGCGGCATTGATCCTTTGCGTATTGCCCGGGCCCTTTCAAGGGAAACATCTCTGCCCTTAATGGTGCACATTGGCTCTGGACCGCCAAACATTGAAGAGGTCATTCCGCTCTTGGAAAAAAGGGACGTGATTACTCATTATCTCAACGGAAAAGAAAATAACCTTTTTGATGATAGAGATAAACCGCTTCAAGTGTTTATAGATGCGATCAACCGCGGCGTGCATTTGGATGTCGGTCACGGAACGGCGAGTTTTTCATTTAAGGCAGCGGAAGCAGCAAAGGCTAATCTCATAGGTTTAAATACAATCAGCACGGATATCTACCGAGGGAACCGAGAAAACGGTCCCGTCTATAGCATGGCAAACGTTTTAACGAAATTCCTTTATTTGGGATACTCACTTAAAGAGGTGATCGCAGCTGTCACGACTAATGCTGCAGGATGGCTTGAAAAACCGGAACTGGGACGAATCGAGGTTGGAGACGCTGCAAACTTAACCCTATTTACCGTGCAAAGCGATCCAATTACTCTCATCGATTCCGAAGGGGATGAACGGGTAGCTGAAAAAAGGATTGAAACAAAAGGAGTGGTTGCAAATGGCGAATTCATTAAATGCTAA
- a CDS encoding DgaE family pyridoxal phosphate-dependent ammonia lyase produces the protein MANSLNAKYGLKRVINASGRMSILGVSAPTDTVMDAMKQGGQRYTEIADLVDKAGDYAADILGSEAAVIVNSASSGIALSVAALVTKGNRRKSERLHQELIPQNEIIMLKGHNVQYGAPVETMIYLGGGKLVEVGYANEGKAEHVEDAISENTAAILYVKSHHAVQKNMISVEEAWEVAMRNGVPLIVDAAAEEDLQKYVKYSDLAIYSGSKAIEGPTSGIVGGKRTYIEWLKVQLHCIGRSMKVGKETTFGLLQALDEYGVKEDKSEQEKDALQVLMPLKEIQGVNVTIVQDEAGRAIFRARIQIDPEQANTTAKDIAAGLREGDIAIYTRDYGVRQGFFDIDPRPLQGDDIHVIEAKIRELAEGGK, from the coding sequence ATGGCGAATTCATTAAATGCTAAATATGGACTGAAACGAGTGATTAATGCAAGCGGACGAATGAGTATCCTTGGTGTATCAGCTCCGACGGATACGGTGATGGATGCAATGAAACAAGGCGGTCAAAGGTATACAGAGATCGCTGATTTAGTGGATAAAGCCGGCGATTATGCTGCGGATATCCTTGGTTCAGAGGCAGCTGTTATCGTGAACTCGGCATCGAGCGGGATTGCGCTTTCAGTTGCGGCGCTGGTGACTAAAGGGAATCGCCGGAAGAGCGAGCGCCTTCATCAAGAACTCATTCCTCAAAATGAAATCATCATGCTGAAAGGCCACAATGTCCAATACGGAGCACCGGTTGAGACGATGATCTATTTGGGCGGCGGAAAGCTCGTTGAAGTTGGCTATGCCAATGAAGGAAAGGCAGAACATGTTGAAGATGCCATTTCAGAAAACACAGCAGCCATTCTTTATGTCAAATCGCATCATGCTGTTCAAAAAAATATGATTTCCGTTGAGGAAGCATGGGAGGTTGCCATGCGAAACGGCGTACCGCTTATTGTGGATGCTGCTGCGGAAGAAGATCTTCAGAAATATGTGAAATACTCGGATCTTGCGATTTACAGCGGTTCAAAGGCTATTGAAGGACCGACTTCCGGAATCGTGGGCGGCAAGAGAACCTACATTGAATGGCTGAAAGTGCAGCTTCATTGTATAGGAAGAAGCATGAAAGTCGGCAAAGAAACGACGTTCGGCCTCCTTCAGGCACTTGATGAATATGGCGTAAAGGAAGATAAAAGCGAACAAGAAAAAGATGCCTTGCAAGTGTTGATGCCGCTGAAGGAGATTCAAGGAGTCAATGTGACGATTGTACAAGATGAAGCGGGCCGGGCCATTTTCCGTGCGCGCATTCAAATAGATCCAGAGCAGGCAAATACAACTGCAAAAGATATCGCAGCGGGACTGCGTGAAGGGGACATTGCCATCTACACACGTGATTATGGTGTGAGACAAGGCTTTTTCGATATCGATCCGCGTCCGCTGCAAGGCGATGATATCCATGTCATAGAAGCGAAAATCCGCGAATTAGCAGAAGGGGGAAAATAA
- the dagF gene encoding 2-dehydro-3-deoxy-phosphogluconate aldolase has product MSTITKRFYKDRVALNVLASSIENAKEVFEAAEGHVLVGVLSKDYPTAEEAVAAMKEYGKEIEEAVSIGLGAGDNRQAAVVAEIAKHYPGSHINQVFPAVGATRANLGEKDSWINSLVSPTGRPGYVNISTGPVSAAQDEHAIVPVKTAIALVRDMGGNALKYFPMQGLSREDEFRAVAEACGEEGFALEPTGGIDKENFEAILRIALEANVPQVIPHVYSSIIDKETGKTNVSDVRELLETMKNLADQNG; this is encoded by the coding sequence ATGTCAACTATAACAAAACGGTTTTACAAAGATCGTGTTGCATTAAATGTTCTGGCCAGCAGCATAGAAAATGCGAAAGAAGTATTTGAAGCGGCAGAAGGGCATGTTTTAGTCGGTGTTCTTTCAAAAGATTATCCGACAGCAGAAGAAGCAGTTGCGGCGATGAAAGAATACGGAAAAGAAATTGAGGAGGCTGTATCGATTGGACTGGGTGCAGGTGACAATCGCCAGGCTGCTGTAGTGGCGGAGATTGCGAAACACTACCCTGGCAGTCATATTAATCAAGTTTTCCCTGCAGTTGGAGCAACACGTGCCAACCTTGGGGAAAAAGACAGCTGGATCAACAGCCTGGTATCTCCGACAGGACGCCCGGGATATGTGAATATCTCAACAGGCCCCGTTAGCGCTGCACAGGACGAGCATGCGATTGTACCGGTAAAAACGGCCATTGCCCTTGTGCGTGATATGGGAGGCAATGCATTGAAATACTTCCCAATGCAAGGATTAAGCCGTGAAGACGAGTTCCGTGCTGTTGCAGAGGCATGCGGTGAAGAAGGATTTGCGCTTGAGCCGACTGGCGGAATCGACAAAGAGAATTTTGAAGCCATCTTGCGCATTGCCCTTGAAGCGAACGTACCGCAAGTTATCCCTCATGTGTATTCATCGATCATTGATAAAGAAACCGGAAAAACAAATGTCAGCGATGTGCGGGAATTGCTTGAAACGATGAAGAACTTGGCTGATCAAAATGGCTAA
- a CDS encoding SRPBCC domain-containing protein has protein sequence MADSLFVDDEIIIDAPPETIWRVLTESKYVAQWDELPEGYAEGAMSTGSKVVWELPDGGQSITTIINAEPQKELKISLFVSKWEEKIKEGDIAYLYQLEERGRSTLLKIRIGDFSLIKNGRNYYEASVEFAGNSKKVIKELAES, from the coding sequence ATGGCAGATTCTCTGTTTGTAGATGATGAGATCATTATCGACGCTCCCCCTGAAACAATTTGGAGGGTGCTGACAGAATCAAAATATGTAGCACAGTGGGATGAACTGCCTGAGGGTTATGCTGAAGGAGCCATGAGTACGGGAAGCAAGGTGGTCTGGGAGCTTCCTGACGGGGGACAATCTATCACCACGATCATAAATGCAGAGCCTCAAAAAGAGTTAAAGATTTCTCTTTTCGTCTCAAAGTGGGAAGAAAAGATAAAAGAAGGGGATATAGCTTATCTATATCAGCTTGAGGAGCGCGGCAGGAGCACACTTTTAAAAATCAGGATCGGTGATTTTTCTTTGATTAAAAACGGCCGGAACTATTATGAGGCTTCTGTTGAATTTGCAGGTAACTCTAAAAAAGTGATTAAGGAATTGGCAGAGTCCTAA
- a CDS encoding DUF2243 domain-containing protein — protein sequence MDPAQSAQREAYSSRNLFSGILFGLGLVAFIDETIFHQLLHWHHFYDKSTTDIGLVSDGLFHAFSWLATIGGLFLFADLRRRNALWIKRWWGGVLCGAGAFQLYDGTVQHKLMGLHQIRYVDHVYIYDWIWNIIAALMLVAGIILIARTRKRKAD from the coding sequence ATGGATCCTGCACAATCGGCTCAAAGGGAGGCATATTCTTCCCGCAATCTGTTTTCAGGCATTTTGTTTGGCCTGGGTCTTGTGGCATTTATTGATGAAACTATTTTTCATCAGCTGCTGCACTGGCATCATTTTTATGATAAATCCACAACGGATATCGGATTAGTCTCGGATGGTCTGTTTCATGCGTTCAGCTGGCTTGCAACAATAGGAGGTTTATTTTTGTTTGCGGATCTAAGACGCCGGAATGCCTTGTGGATCAAGAGGTGGTGGGGCGGTGTCTTGTGTGGGGCCGGAGCTTTTCAATTGTATGACGGCACAGTTCAGCATAAGCTGATGGGGCTTCATCAGATTCGGTACGTGGATCATGTGTACATATATGATTGGATCTGGAATATCATCGCAGCGTTGATGCTGGTTGCCGGGATCATTCTCATCGCCCGGACAAGAAAGCGGAAAGCTGATTAG